Part of the Paenibacillus sp. YPG26 genome, ATCGGCGGATAAGCAGGATCTGATGCCCTGATAGGCAGCAACGATTCCATAGACAACCGGACAAGCCACCCACGCTTCTTCATTGAGGCCGGGTGGCTTGTCTTTACAAATTAACCCGCCACCCATTTTACTTGCATATGCTCGTCCATGCATGTCTATGCCAGTACATGCCCATCTATGCTCGTCTATATCGTCATTCGCCTATGTCCATCCATACCCATGTTTGCCTCTTTATATCTTCGTCCGCCTATGTCCGACTATACCTATCTATCTGCGCTTGTCTGGATCATCCACTGTCTATGTCCATCCATACCCACCTATGCCTGTCTATGTCGTCGTCCGCCTATGTCCGCCTGATCTTGTACTCCTCATAGATCTCACAAGCCTTCTCATAATCCCCGGGCCGGTTCATATTGAAAGAGAGCATCTCCTCTGTTACTCCTGCTTCTCTGCACAGCTCCTGTGCAGGAATATAAGCAGCATGCAGGGTCTGAGTCCAGGGGATAAGACGCAGCTGCTCTTCTCTGAGAGCCGCATCAAGACTCGGCAGCACGGAGCGCCTGTACATCGCAAGCAGCGGCAGCACAGAGCCCTCGGCGGTAAGCGGAATCACTGCTTCGATGAGTTCCCTCGTGCCCATTTGGTGTTCCTTTGCGCTAAGAGCCTCAGCCTCTGATATAAGCCGCTGTAAGACGGCTGTGTTCACAAAGGGCATGTCGCAGGCTGTAATAAGGTTCCATGAGCTTGTGGATGCGGACAGCCCGGCATGGATTCCCGCAAGCGGCCCAGCTTGTCTGTAGATGTCAGGTATAATTTCCGCACCCAAATGCAGATAGGGAGATTCTTCGTTCGATACAACAAGCACCCTTTTGGTAATATCCGCCAATTGCCGAACCAGGTTCTCTATCACCGGGAGCTCTCCTACAGGGAGCAGTGCCTTGTTCCTCCCCATACGGCTTGACCTCCCTCCCGCAATCACTATAGCTGTAATATCCATGAATTAAGCGCTCCCCTCTGTGCCATAATTAAGAAAATCCTATAAAACATGGTTTGTATCCCTTTCCATCACATGATACATTGATCTTATCCGGTTTTATTTACTTAGCGACCATTGTCTTCTTCACCCGAGTTCAGGCCGTTATTCATACAGGCCAGAAAGGAATGGCGCGTTTGCGACATCAATACGCTTCACTAAGAACACAGTCACTGCTTCCTCTTAAGTTTCTTAACTTTCTCATCTATGGGGCCATGGTTATTTTTGCGGCCTTTTTCCAATTATATTTGCAGGAAGCCGGCATGAACAAGCTGGAGATCGGTCTGCTTCTATCCATGGGACCTATCGTCTCGCTTGCTGCCAATCCATTCTGGAAATACTGCAATGATCGTCAGCAGAATACGAAATATGTACTTCTTCTGATGATGTCCGGGCTCCTGCTTGTCGGCTATCTTATATTTCTGGTAGATACCTACCGTATGCTCTATTGGACCATGATATTATTCTACTTCCTGCAGACACCATTGCTTGCTCAGAGCAACACGATGACCCTGTGTTATGCCGAGAATTCCGGACGAAGATTCGAATCCTTCCGCATGTGGGGTTCACTCGGCTGGGCATGTGTCGCGGTAGCTGCCGGAGCAGCTATGGACGCATCCGGTGCGTACGGCATGTACCTGCTGTTCATGCTGGTCCTGTTTCTTGCGATCAGCTCCGCCCTGGTGCTTAGGCCGCTTCGCCGTGCCCCGGATACACCGTGGCTGAACCTGTGGGAATTCACCCGTTCCCTGAGGAACAGGTACTTTGTATCTTTTATCATCCTGGGTATGCTTGTCGCTGTCCCAAGCTCCATGAACGCCATGTTCATGCCCTTTTTCATCACAGATCTCGGTGGATCTCGGCTCTACGTCGGCTTGGCTGTATTCGTCTCGACGATTTTGGAAGCGGGCGTATTTATGCTGCTGCGCAGATATATGACAAGGAAAATCACCCACCTCATGGTCTGCATGTTCCTGGTCAGCCTGCTGCTCGCTCTAAGATGGATGATGATGGCCGAGGTCACTAGTTCTCTGCAAATTGTATTTATTCAGGTGCTGCACGCTGTAACCTTTGGCGGATTCTTCTATGTCGGTACACAGCTGACCACCTTATTCCTGCCAAGACCATACAGGTCGTCTGGACAAGCCGTATACACCCTGGTTCTCGGCGGAATATCCGGCATGATCGCCGGAGCATTTGGAGGATGGCTCTACCACTATTTCGGCGCGGTTACGATGTACAAGATAAGTCTTATGCTGACCTTATGCGGAACGCTGGGGTTCGCTGTGATGGGGTATCGACTGTATCGGCACGGCTACACGCCAGTTATTCATCACAAGGAATAACAGACAATCCACGCAAGACCGTCACGCCCTGGACTCAGGTAACGCCGGTTCTATGTGGATTGTCTGCTGCGTGGGACTGAGAAATAAGCCTTATCCCTTTGCTAATATAATTTGTGAAACGCATTTCAGAGCAAGTGATTTGTTCGGATTAATTATAATGGCTGAGTGGGAGGTGAGAGATCCATGGCCAATATCAAGGAAATCGCCAAGATCGCCGGAGTCTCTGTAACTACCGTGTCACGTGTTCTCAATAATCACCCTTATGTCAAGGAAGACAAGCGTAGAGCAGTGCTCGAGACCATCGATCGTCTGAACTATTCCCGTAATATTAATGCCCTGCATCTGCTGAAAGGCAGGACCCAGATTATCGGGGTGATCCTGCCCATGATTAATCACTCCTACTTCGGCGCCATGATGGAAGGGATAGCGGGAGAAGCACTTAAGTCCGGTTATCAGCTCATGGTATCTCAGACAAGCTACCAGCCTGAGGAAGAGCAGCGAATGCTGGAAATGATGCGGAACAAGCAAATTGACGGCGTTATTATCTGCTCACGTGCTCTACCCCTTCAGCATATTGAGGCCTATAACTCGTATGGGCCAATTGTGCTCTGTGAGGACATTGGGGCGGCTTCGATGTCTTCGGTGTTCTTGAACCATTACAATTGCTTCCAGGAGGTAATCCGGCACTTATGGAATAAAGGCTACCGTACCATCGGATATTCCATTGGCCGCACGGAGGGTACCAGCAGCAGCAGGCGGTATGAAGCTTACTGTGATATTCATGAGGAATTCGGCATTTCGGTTAATCCGGACTGGATTTATGACCATTGCCTGGACATTGAAGACGGGGTGCTTCTGGTGCGCCATATGCTGGAACAGACCAACCGTCCATCTGCCCTTGTGGTCACAAGCGCTCAGGTAGCAGCTGGAATTCTGCTTGAAGCTGGACGTCAAGGACTTAAGATTCCCGAGGACCTGGCTTTGATTAGCTTCGATAATATGCCAATTTCTGAAGTGCTCGGCATCTCAACCATGGACAACGGGATTTATACTATGGGATCAAGCGCAATGACGATTATTGACGAACTGGTTCGCGGAACTGCCAGCGGTCCTATAACCAGAGAGATTTCATTTCAACTGATTGAAAGATCAACCGCATAATCATAAACGTATGTTGGCAGCATCTAACACCAATAAGGCCCGTATTCAAAAGCTGCTGCTTCTGAATACGGGCCTTGTTAAGTTTTAATCCAGGGAAGAGCTAATTATTTGAATACTTTCACGCGCTCTTCAAGCGGTTGGAATTGCTTCTCGCCGGCCGGAGCCACGATTTTACCGAAAGGAAGCTGAGCTCTTAGTTTCCAGGACTCCGGAATTCCCCATTCGGATACAATCGCCTCGTCGATGATCGGGTTGTAGTGCTGCAGGGAAGCGCCAAGGCCTTCTTGCTCAAGAGCGGTCCATACGACGAATTGAAGCATACCGGAAGATTGCTCAGACCAGATCGGGAAGTTATCCGCATAAGAAGCGTACTGCTGCTGCAGACCTCCAATCACATTCGTATCCTCGAAGAACAGAACTGTACCGTAACCCGCACGGAACGATTCCATTTTCTCAGCAGTGGACTTGAAATTCTCATCATTATTTATAATTTTGCGAAGGATATCTTCCGTATGATTCCACAGCTTGTCATGCTGCTCACCAAGCAGAACAACCACCCGTGCACTCTGGGAGTTAAAAGCAGAAGGAGTATGTTTTACAGCTTCGTTCACGATTTCTTGGATTCTTTCGTCAGAAATAGGGGATTCTTTGCTAATTGCATAAATACTACGTCTGTTTTTCACCGCATCGAAGAATGCATTTGCCATTTGGAATACCTACCTTCTTTTAGTTAGTTATTTACTTTTTAATTGTAACATACGTCTTAGTTCAAAAACAATCTTTTTGACAATCATTTTCCTGTTTTTCCTAATTAGATATTTTACAGCATATTTATTACAATTACCCGCTCCGTCTATAATTATGCAGCACAAAAAAAGCGTACATTCGTATGCAAATACGAATGTACGCTCTTCAGGCCGCTGGTCAGCCAGCTTATTGAGATTTGGGCAGCTGGAATGAGCTCTTCAGCGATACAATCAGGTTGAATACCGGCTCTCCAGGCTTCGAATGCTTGCTGTCCACATTGAAGTAACCATGACGGAAGAACTGGAATTTATCCTGCGGCTTCGCATCCTTCAGTTCCGGCTCCACATAACCTTGAACCACAGTCAGGGAATTGGGATTAATCTGATCCAGGAAGGTCTTCTCTTCCGCTCCCCCGGTCTCCGCTTCCTCCCCGCTATCCTCTTCAAGAATAAGGGGCTCGTAGAGACGGAACTCAGCCGGAACAGCTGACCCTGCATCTACCCAGTGAATGGTTCCCTTGACCTTGCGGCCGGTGAACCCGCTGCCGCTCTTCGTCTCAGGATCATAAGTGCAGTGGATCTCTACAACATTCCCGGCCTCATCCTTAATGACTTCATTACACTTGATGAAGTAGGCATGCTTCAGGCGAACTTCATTGCCCGGGAAGAGGCGGAAGTATTTGCTTGGCGGATTCTCCATGAAGTCGTCTTGTTCAATGTATAGCTCACGCGAAAAAGGAATTTGGCGGCTTCCCATATCCGGATTCTCCGTGTTGTTCTCGGCTTCGAGCAATTCCGTCTGGCCTTCCGGGTAATTCGTGATAACCACCTTCAGCGGATGGAGCACGGCCATGGTGCGGGGAGCTGTAAGCTTGAGATCCTCCCGGATAAAATGATCCAGCATGGCGGTCTCAACCTGCCCTTGGGCCTTCGAGATCCCGGCTTCATAGACAAAGCTCTTGATCGCATCCGGTGTATACCCGCGGCGGCGCAGTCCCGAGATGGTTGGCAGACGCGGGTCATCCCAGCCATCAACAATTCCCTCATCCACAAGCATCTTAAGCTTACGCTTGCTCGTAACTGCAGAAGCCAGGTTCAGGCGGCCGAACTCATATTGATGCGGGGCATGCGGCATCTCCGTCTCCGCAATAACCCAATCGTAGAATGGCCGCTGATCTTCGAACTCGATCGTACAGAGAGAGTGGGTAACCCCCTCAATGGCATCCTCCAATGGATGCGCGAAGCTGTACATCGGATAGATACACCAGGTATCACCGGTGTTGTGGTGGGTCGCATGGGCGATCCGGTAAATAACAGGGTCACGCAAATTAATATTCGGGGAAGCCATGTCAATCTTGGCGCGGAGCACCTTCTCCCCGTTCTTGAACTCACCGGCACGCATGCGGGTGAATAAGTCCAGATTCTCTTCTATTGAACGATTCCGGTAAGGGCTGTCTTCCCCCGGCTCTGTAAGCGTACCGCGCTTCTCGCGGATCTCATCCGCGCTAAGATCGTCCACATAGGCCTTCCCCTTCTTAATCAGCAGCACAGCGCGATTGTACATTTCTTCGAAGTAATCGGAAGCGAAGCGAAGCTCATCCCATTCGAACCCAAGCCACTTCACGTCTTCCTTAATTGAATTCACATACTCGATATCTTCCTTGACCGGATTGGTATCGTCGAATCGCAGATTGGTTCTCCCCCCGAATTCATCCGCGAGGGTGAAATTAATCCAGATGGCTTTGGCATGTCCGATATGAAGGTAGCCATTGGGCTCAGGAGGGAAGCGGGTAACAATCTCCTTTACCTTGCCGCTCTTTAGATCTTCCGTAATAATATTTTTGATAAAATTCGGAGGTGTGCTCGCATTCGTCACAGTATCTCCACCTTTCCGTCTGTTCTCTCTAGGTTTAAATATACCGATATCTGCACAATAGTTCAATGCACCTTCGCCTTGGAAGACCCCCGGCACTATGAATCCTTTGATAATCTCTACGAACTTCGATATAGTGACAATGAACAGGTGATAATTACGTCATCATGAATTTAAGGCAAAGGAGTTAGCTCGCATGGTAAAAGTTTTGTTCGTATGCTTGGGCAACATCTGCAGATCGCCCATGGCAGAGGCAATGTTCAAGCATCTGGTTAAGCAGGAAGGCTTAGAGGGACAATTTCAAATCGATAGTGCGGGTACTGGTGACTGGCACATTGGCAACCCCCCGCATCAAGGCACTTTAGATATTTTGAAGAAATATCAGGTCAGTTCTGAAGGACTCTTCGCCAGGCAGATTACTCCAGAGGATATGGAACAGTTCGATTACATCATAGCAATGGATGACAGCAACATTCAGAATATGTACAAAATCTCAGGTAAGCAGGAAGGCCGCAACACATTCCGGCTGCTCGACTTCAAGCAAGAGCTTCAGGTCAAGGATGTGCCGGATCCTTACTTCACCGGAGACTTCCAGGAGACCTACGATCTGCTTACTGAGGGACTTGAGGCTTTGCTGGCACATATCAAGCAAGAACAGGCTATCTCGTGATTTGATACCAGGGATATCCGGTGGAGATATGCTTCCCTAACGGCAGCCAGGTGAGCTCCATAATCCTGTATTCTGTAAGGGGAGCTATTGTCACTTAGAGTCAGCATCACCTTAAGGGCACTCTTTTACACCTTCCTGCCCTTCATCTGCTTTGGGCTGCTTAAGCGGGTACCACAGCAGAATATCATCAACATATCTGCCACCTAAATAGAATTCCTCTACAAGCCGTCCCTGCTCCATGAATCCGCAGCTGCGGTAGAATTCAAGCGCCTTTCCATTCGTCGCCAGCACGCGAAGACAAAGCTTGCGTATGCCCTGCCGGGCAGCATGCTGCTTCATGCCATCCATTAGCGCCCGGCCAATACCCTGCCGCTGATAGGACGGATGCACGGCAATATTAATTTCGTACACGTGGCCGTTGCTCTGAAGAGGCGTCGGGCAGTAGAAGCCCAGGTATCCGCATATTCTCTCTTCGATGACAGCAACCAGCTGTGAACCGGGTGGATTCTGCTGCAGGAAGCTCTCCCGTGTAACAGGTGCCAGCTCAGCAGGTGTCGTCTCCGAGCTCCATACCAGCTTATCAATTTCAATCAGCTCCGCCGCATCTCTAAGCTCGGATACGCGGATGAGCGTCTGTCCGAATCTCATCGTGTCGCTACCCTCCAGTCCAATGCTCCGTATTCTTGCCTGTGTATATATGATAAATACAACCTCATACGCGCAAAAAACCCAGCTCTTATGTTAAAAGCCGGGTGGATTCCCGAATCACAAGCTCCGCCGGGAAAATTTTATGAGCATGCTTAACCTTCTTATTTATCATATCGAACAGGATTCGTATCGTCTCTTCGGCAATCTCTTCCACCGGCTGCCTGATCGTAGTAATAGACGGATTATAATAAAATGACATATCCACTCCATCAAATCCGGCAACGGAGTAATCCTCCGGCACCTTCTTGCCTGCCTCCAGCAAGGCTTTGCACGCACCAATGGCCATGCTATCAGAGACGGCATAAATGGCTGTGAACTCTTCCTTAGACTGTAACAGCTCTTTCGTAACCACATACCCATTCTCCATGGAGTAGCTCTCAACATCTTCCTTCATGCTCAGAACCAATTGATCATTCAGCTGGACGCCATGATCCTCCAGCGCTTTCTTGTAGCCATCATACCTTAACTTCCCGATACTTACGTCATCCACAGGAGCTGTAATAATTGCAATCTTCTTATGACCCAAGCTGCACAGGTAGTCCACCATTTTGTAACTTTCCTTGAAGTCATCCACGGCTACATAAGAGAGCTCATCCGGATCGAACTCTTCCGTCGTTCCTATGGTGCTCAGCACAAAAGGCACGGTCAGCTGATCGAGCTTAACTCTGGGATGAGAGAAGCTTCCTCCGAGAAATACAATTCCCTTAAGACGTTTCTCCTTCACGAGCTCTATCGCAACCTCGATCTCATCCTGGTTCTCATCTACCCGCTGAAGAATGAAGGAGTATTTCTTGGTCTGGATCTCCTTCTCAAATACCTGTATCATCCGGTTGAAGAAGGCGTTGGTGATCCCCTTAATAAGTACGGCAATCGTCTTGGAAGCGGACCGCTTCAGATTTCGAGCGCTGTTATTCGGGACATAATGGTTCTCTTTAATTACCTGCATAATCATGGCTTTGGTCTCTTCATTAATGTCCGGGTGGTTATTAATGGCTCTTGAGACGGTAGTAACGCCCACGCCACACATTCTAGCAATATCTATAATCGTAATAGCCATATTTATTCTTTCCTTACGCTGTAGCCGCCATCATCACGTAACTACATCCTTTGTTTTTAATAATCATAAATATAGCAATTTAAGAAGCAAATGACAATAAACTGTTATTGGCTTATACATCCAATTGGCCTCTTCAAAACAAAAAGCAGGGTACCCCTGATCACATGATCAGGAGAGTTACCCTACTAATATCTATACATCCATAGACTTGAAAGTTAACCTTTAACTGCACCAGCTACTACGCCTTCAATAATATACTTCTGGCATAGCAAGTAGAATACGACAATCGGAACGATAGCCAATACGAGCATTGCCATCATAGCCCCCATGTCGATAGAACCATATCCACCCTTGAGGTATTGAATCGCAAGCGGAATGGTCTGCCACTCTGTACCAATGACCAATTTAGGCAATAGATAGTCATTCCATACCCACATTACGTTAAGGATAGCTACCGTAATCGCAATGGGCTTAAGGATAGGAAATACGACTTTGAAGAACGCCTGAATCGGGCCGCAGCCGTCAATCATCACAGCCTCTTCAACTTCCAGCGGGATCGATTTCACAAATCCGCTGAACAAGAAGACGGACAGACCTGCGCCAAAGCCCAAGTAGATCAGAATAATCCCGATGGGGTTATCGATATTCAGCGTGTTCGCTGTCTTCGTCATTGTGAACATTACCATTTGGAAAGGAACGATCATGGAGAAGACAAACATATAGTACAGCAAGCTGGTGAACTTGCTTTTTACCCGGGTAATGTACCAAGCTGTCATTGCTGTCAACA contains:
- a CDS encoding LacI family DNA-binding transcriptional regulator; this translates as MAITIIDIARMCGVGVTTVSRAINNHPDINEETKAMIMQVIKENHYVPNNSARNLKRSASKTIAVLIKGITNAFFNRMIQVFEKEIQTKKYSFILQRVDENQDEIEVAIELVKEKRLKGIVFLGGSFSHPRVKLDQLTVPFVLSTIGTTEEFDPDELSYVAVDDFKESYKMVDYLCSLGHKKIAIITAPVDDVSIGKLRYDGYKKALEDHGVQLNDQLVLSMKEDVESYSMENGYVVTKELLQSKEEFTAIYAVSDSMAIGACKALLEAGKKVPEDYSVAGFDGVDMSFYYNPSITTIRQPVEEIAEETIRILFDMINKKVKHAHKIFPAELVIRESTRLLT
- a CDS encoding glutamine--tRNA ligase/YqeY domain fusion protein, which produces MTNASTPPNFIKNIITEDLKSGKVKEIVTRFPPEPNGYLHIGHAKAIWINFTLADEFGGRTNLRFDDTNPVKEDIEYVNSIKEDVKWLGFEWDELRFASDYFEEMYNRAVLLIKKGKAYVDDLSADEIREKRGTLTEPGEDSPYRNRSIEENLDLFTRMRAGEFKNGEKVLRAKIDMASPNINLRDPVIYRIAHATHHNTGDTWCIYPMYSFAHPLEDAIEGVTHSLCTIEFEDQRPFYDWVIAETEMPHAPHQYEFGRLNLASAVTSKRKLKMLVDEGIVDGWDDPRLPTISGLRRRGYTPDAIKSFVYEAGISKAQGQVETAMLDHFIREDLKLTAPRTMAVLHPLKVVITNYPEGQTELLEAENNTENPDMGSRQIPFSRELYIEQDDFMENPPSKYFRLFPGNEVRLKHAYFIKCNEVIKDEAGNVVEIHCTYDPETKSGSGFTGRKVKGTIHWVDAGSAVPAEFRLYEPLILEEDSGEEAETGGAEEKTFLDQINPNSLTVVQGYVEPELKDAKPQDKFQFFRHGYFNVDSKHSKPGEPVFNLIVSLKSSFQLPKSQ
- a CDS encoding nitroreductase family protein, producing MANAFFDAVKNRRSIYAISKESPISDERIQEIVNEAVKHTPSAFNSQSARVVVLLGEQHDKLWNHTEDILRKIINNDENFKSTAEKMESFRAGYGTVLFFEDTNVIGGLQQQYASYADNFPIWSEQSSGMLQFVVWTALEQEGLGASLQHYNPIIDEAIVSEWGIPESWKLRAQLPFGKIVAPAGEKQFQPLEERVKVFK
- a CDS encoding GNAT family N-acetyltransferase — its product is MRFGQTLIRVSELRDAAELIEIDKLVWSSETTPAELAPVTRESFLQQNPPGSQLVAVIEERICGYLGFYCPTPLQSNGHVYEINIAVHPSYQRQGIGRALMDGMKQHAARQGIRKLCLRVLATNGKALEFYRSCGFMEQGRLVEEFYLGGRYVDDILLWYPLKQPKADEGQEGVKECP
- a CDS encoding MFS transporter; translated protein: MARLRHQYASLRTQSLLPLKFLNFLIYGAMVIFAAFFQLYLQEAGMNKLEIGLLLSMGPIVSLAANPFWKYCNDRQQNTKYVLLLMMSGLLLVGYLIFLVDTYRMLYWTMILFYFLQTPLLAQSNTMTLCYAENSGRRFESFRMWGSLGWACVAVAAGAAMDASGAYGMYLLFMLVLFLAISSALVLRPLRRAPDTPWLNLWEFTRSLRNRYFVSFIILGMLVAVPSSMNAMFMPFFITDLGGSRLYVGLAVFVSTILEAGVFMLLRRYMTRKITHLMVCMFLVSLLLALRWMMMAEVTSSLQIVFIQVLHAVTFGGFFYVGTQLTTLFLPRPYRSSGQAVYTLVLGGISGMIAGAFGGWLYHYFGAVTMYKISLMLTLCGTLGFAVMGYRLYRHGYTPVIHHKE
- a CDS encoding carbohydrate ABC transporter permease; its protein translation is MQKARAKDYTIFIIMLILSIIFLSPIFIVLMNSFKGKFFISDTPFDLPTSTTSAGLKNYTGGIAKTDFLSAFGMSVFITVASVAVIVLLTAMTAWYITRVKSKFTSLLYYMFVFSMIVPFQMVMFTMTKTANTLNIDNPIGIILIYLGFGAGLSVFLFSGFVKSIPLEVEEAVMIDGCGPIQAFFKVVFPILKPIAITVAILNVMWVWNDYLLPKLVIGTEWQTIPLAIQYLKGGYGSIDMGAMMAMLVLAIVPIVVFYLLCQKYIIEGVVAGAVKG
- a CDS encoding molybdenum cofactor guanylyltransferase, coding for MDITAIVIAGGRSSRMGRNKALLPVGELPVIENLVRQLADITKRVLVVSNEESPYLHLGAEIIPDIYRQAGPLAGIHAGLSASTSSWNLITACDMPFVNTAVLQRLISEAEALSAKEHQMGTRELIEAVIPLTAEGSVLPLLAMYRRSVLPSLDAALREEQLRLIPWTQTLHAAYIPAQELCREAGVTEEMLSFNMNRPGDYEKACEIYEEYKIRRT
- a CDS encoding low molecular weight protein-tyrosine-phosphatase, whose product is MVKVLFVCLGNICRSPMAEAMFKHLVKQEGLEGQFQIDSAGTGDWHIGNPPHQGTLDILKKYQVSSEGLFARQITPEDMEQFDYIIAMDDSNIQNMYKISGKQEGRNTFRLLDFKQELQVKDVPDPYFTGDFQETYDLLTEGLEALLAHIKQEQAIS
- a CDS encoding LacI family DNA-binding transcriptional regulator, which encodes MANIKEIAKIAGVSVTTVSRVLNNHPYVKEDKRRAVLETIDRLNYSRNINALHLLKGRTQIIGVILPMINHSYFGAMMEGIAGEALKSGYQLMVSQTSYQPEEEQRMLEMMRNKQIDGVIICSRALPLQHIEAYNSYGPIVLCEDIGAASMSSVFLNHYNCFQEVIRHLWNKGYRTIGYSIGRTEGTSSSRRYEAYCDIHEEFGISVNPDWIYDHCLDIEDGVLLVRHMLEQTNRPSALVVTSAQVAAGILLEAGRQGLKIPEDLALISFDNMPISEVLGISTMDNGIYTMGSSAMTIIDELVRGTASGPITREISFQLIERSTA